The sequence GCAGGTAGTGGGTATAGTCTTCGCGCAGCGACAGCACCACCTTAATAAACGGCATCGTCAAACAGTCGCCCAAAAACCTGTAAAAACGCAGACGATCCGCTGGCTGATCGCAGGCAAAAAAGAACTCCTCAAACTGGTCAAATATCAGCACTATCGCCCGATTTCGCTGGGTCTGCCGCCGCAGCCGGTCTAACACCATCCCCTCCTCGGAGGGGTGCTCTGGTTGCACTGACAAGTTGATTGGGGTGGGTAACGACTGGGCCGACCCACCCCTAGCCCCTCCGAGGAGGGGAAAGTCGTCCCCCGTCCCCTCTTGGGAGGGGTGCCCGAAGGGCGGGGTGGGTAAGTCTTCGGTATCAGTAGCGTTCTCGGCATCCAGGGTTTGCCCCACCCCTGGCCCCTCCCAGGAGGGGAGCGTAGCGAGCAAATCCTCCACCCAATTGCTATAGCTCCACAGCCGCACCGGTACCACCTGCCGCCCGCCAAACCGCTGCTGCTCCAGGGTAGGCACCAGCCCCGCCTCAATCAGCGAGCTTTTGCCCACCCCCGACGGCCCGTAGACAACGGTGAGCACAAATTCATCTTGCTCCAGCCGGGTCGTCAGCCGTTGCACGTCGTGCTTGCGGCCCGAGGCCATAATCAAATCGGGGCCGTGGTCGCCCGTGGGCAGCGCCGGATTCGTAATCTGCTGCTTGGGCTGTAGCCGCCCCGCCCCCACAAAGGCGCGAAAGTTAAACCGACTCTCGATCGCCTCTTTCTCTCGCCGCGTCTCAAACGCTTGCAGGTAGTGGCCCTGCTCAAAATAGCCTCGGCGCAGATACTCCAGTGTTTGGCTGTAGAGCTGCGGGTCGTACTCGGGTTGGGTAATGCGCTGCACCTGCTCCAGGGTTTGCACCGCCGCATCTACCTGCCCCTGCCCCATCTGGGCCTTGCCCAGCGAAAACACATACCAACTGCGATGAAAACTATGCACCCAGGCATAGAAATCGCGATCCGCCGCCGAGGTTTCGGCGTGGCTATCAGCAACCGGCTGAATCAACGCCAGGGCTGCTTCGGCGTGGCGCTGGGCGGCACCATAGTTCTCATGGGCCAGGTCAACCTCTGCCAAAAAGCCCTCGGCTCGCGCCTGACGAACTGGGTTGGCCTGGGCCTGATGCAGCAACCGCGCCCTGGCGGCAACGGTCTCCAGAGGTTCCCACGCTTCCAGACGGTGCAGGGCTTCGGCCCAGTAGTTGATGTAGCGAGCTATTAGCTCTGGCCGCTGGGCCTGGTCAAAGGTTTGTACGGCCTGTTCAAAATAGCGGCACGCCTGCTGGCAGGCCGGTTCAAACTCGCGGCGGTGGCGCACCGAGTAATTGCGCCACCACAGGCCCAGGTAAAACTGCCCATGGCCCACGTTTTCTTGCCATTGGGCGATAGATTCTGCTGAGCCATTCTGGCTGAGCAGCACTTGCCACTGGGCCAGGCTGCGCTCATAGTGCTCGCGGGCGGCGGGGGTATTGTGGTCGGCAATGCGGCCCTGCACAAACTCCAGAGCGGCAGCCTGGGCTGGAGTTAGAGCAATGTTGTGCTCTGCCAGAGCCGCCAGGCTGGTCTCTAGCTCTTGGCAGCGGGCCGAGCCGGGGGTGAGGCCCAGCTCCTGATTGCTAAGAAAGCGGTTCTCCCGCGATTCCACCACCTGCCGCCCCACGTCGGCAATCAGCTGATCTAAAAAGGCGAGAAAAAACTCGGGCGGCGTGGCAAAGGTAACCGAGTTGGCCCAGGTGTAGAAGTCTGGCGCGGTGCGAATCAGTTGCTTGAGGCCATCGTCGGTGAGCCACAGCACCAGCGGAAACGGAAACTGGCGAAACTCTTCGCGAATCTGGTTGGTGGCGGTGAGTAGCTGCCGCCGGTCGTGCACCCCATCCAGCCCGTAGACCATCAGGGCCTCGGGGGGTGGGCTGCCGATGGCGTTGCGAACGGTGGTGAAGAGAGTGGTGGTGCTGGGGTCGAGGGTCATTTCGGCAAAGGCAACACTGCACTGCTGCCGCAGCTGCTCGACCAGTTCGTGCCGCTGCTGGGTCGAGTTGCAGACTGCCAAAATTAGCTCAAACTCCCCCTGCGAAAATCGCAGCAGGCGACAAAGCTCATCCAGTGCTTGTTGGTTGTGGCGATCGATCTCAGAAGGCGAAACGTCAGGCATCGGGCGTGAGTTCCTTAGCAGCCAGCAGCACGGGGTTGAGGTCAAACCAGGTTTGTCCCGCATCCCGATATTCAAACACAAACAAACTCCGCAGCAGGGTTTGATATTCCCCCTCGCCCCGTACCGCCTTGGTGCGATGCACCTCCCGCAGCAGGCCCCATTCTTCAACCTCGATCGCCTTGGTTAGATCGCTCAGCCTCAGGCTAATTACCTGGTTGAGCAGTGCCTGGGAGAGTGGCGGGTCGGCTTTCTTGAGGCAGTCGTTGACCAGCACTAGCAGGTTTCTGACGTGGCCACCGCTAGCCAAACACAGGCGATCGAGGGTTTCCATAGAGCCAAATATTTGTCCCAGCTGTTCCAGGCGCTGGTCAGTCGGTAGGTCAGGAAAGGCGCGGGCCAAAATCATCTGACGCAGAGCCTCTAGCCCCGGTTCGCAGGGGCTGCCGTCGCGGTTTTGGGTGCGCACTATGGGCAGCACCTGGGGGCTAGCGCCAAACCGATTGGTGAGGTTTTCCTTTTCGTTAGAAAACGACAGCACCAGCGGGATGGTGTAGATCACGTGGCACCTCAGCTGCTTGAGCTGGTCGCCCCGGTCAACAAATAGGTACTCGGGCTGGCGACGATCTTGCACACGGGGCTTGTTGTCGATGCGATCGAGGTTATCGACAATTACCACTAGCCCGGCCTTGCCCTGGTCAAGTAGCTGCCGGTTGGCAGTGTCGATTAGCTCACCGTTGATGATGTCGAGAATGGTCTTAATGCGCGGCTCTAGGTGCTGGCGCAGTAGGGCTCGCACATCCTTGCTGTCTTTGGCCTTGGTGGTAATTTCGCCAATGCCAATCGAGAGCGAATAGGTGCCATCCTCAGCGCTAAAGCCGAGGTCACCGCCGACCTTGAGGCCACCCATCTCTGGAGACTTGATCTTTAGTCCGGTCACCTCAGAATTGAGCAGATCGGCGGTGCTTTTGATTAGCTGCTGAAAGCGGCTGGGGGACAGACGCAGCTTGGCCGCTTCCAAACTTTTGCTCACCTGCTTGGCGATCGCCAGCAGAATGTCGCTGATATCGACATCCCCCATATCTAAATCATCGGTGGACTCAAAATAGACCACCTGATAGCCCGCCGCCTCTAAATCGCGCTGGAGTCGAGAAAGCTCGGTTGATTTGCCGCAGCCAATGTGGCCGGTAAACAATTGGCAGGTCGGCTCTTGCCCCGACAAAATAATGGTGCGCTTCAGTTCCTGCACCAAATCGCTCCCTCGTACAGTCGAGAAGTCGATGTAGTACTGCTTGTCAGCTGGGGAAGTAAGGTTTAGGGTTTTGCTAGGGTTACAGGCCCGAAAAAACCGCCCTGCGTCAAATGTCATGGGTTTGCCGATGCCCCGTCGCTATAGGCTAACTGCCCAAACTATGGCGTATTTTCTCAAAAATAGGCACAAGAAGCCGTTGAAAATTAACGGATATCAGGTGTAGCGCTACTTTTGTAGCGCTAATGACCACAAAAGGGCAATGGCGGTCGCCTGTGCCTGTTTCATTCATTAAAACAACTCAGGCAAGCAGCAGGCAGAATTCAACCGTGAAACGTGAATTCCAAACCCCAACTACGCTATAGTCTGGGGCGAGTTCACCGCCCAAACCGCCATGCTAGAAAGCCTCATCTTGATTTTGCTAGTGGGCTTTTTTGCCGGACAGATAGCCGGGCGACTCAAGGCTCCGGCTCTCGTCGGCATGGTGCTGGCGGGCATTGCCCTCGGCCCCCAGGGGCAAAACCTACTGAGCCCTGGTGTGCTAGGCGCTGCTGACGGTCTGCGCACGATCGCCGTCATGGTCATTCTCATGAAAGCCGGGCTGGGGCTCGATCGCGAAAAACTGGCCCAGCAAGGCACAGTGGCCCTGCGG is a genomic window of Nodosilinea sp. E11 containing:
- a CDS encoding AAA family ATPase — its product is MTFDAGRFFRACNPSKTLNLTSPADKQYYIDFSTVRGSDLVQELKRTIILSGQEPTCQLFTGHIGCGKSTELSRLQRDLEAAGYQVVYFESTDDLDMGDVDISDILLAIAKQVSKSLEAAKLRLSPSRFQQLIKSTADLLNSEVTGLKIKSPEMGGLKVGGDLGFSAEDGTYSLSIGIGEITTKAKDSKDVRALLRQHLEPRIKTILDIINGELIDTANRQLLDQGKAGLVVIVDNLDRIDNKPRVQDRRQPEYLFVDRGDQLKQLRCHVIYTIPLVLSFSNEKENLTNRFGASPQVLPIVRTQNRDGSPCEPGLEALRQMILARAFPDLPTDQRLEQLGQIFGSMETLDRLCLASGGHVRNLLVLVNDCLKKADPPLSQALLNQVISLRLSDLTKAIEVEEWGLLREVHRTKAVRGEGEYQTLLRSLFVFEYRDAGQTWFDLNPVLLAAKELTPDA